Genomic segment of Panicum virgatum strain AP13 chromosome 2K, P.virgatum_v5, whole genome shotgun sequence:
CCGTGGACCTGGGAGTCGCACAAAGCGTTAGATCAAATAATAGTTGCAAAACTACATGAAGACACAATTACTTTGCTATTAGAGTAGTTACCTCCATGAGCTTTCCCAAGTCAAACTTGGGTGCCTTGAGGATTTTCACCTTCCGTATGAAGACATTCTGGAGTGGGAAAATGCTTGATGTTGCTTTCTCAATCTCCTTGCCAATCACCTCTGGTATAAACTTGGACACAAGCTCTTTCAAGTCACATGTTGAGGCTTGGTTTGACATGATGTCCACCATCTTACGCCGGATCTGCACAAAGAAATTATGTGAATCAATACAAAGAACCACTAGACTAGCTCATGGAGTTTCAAGCCTCTTTACAACTTGAGGTATCTCCAGAACCGTTACCTGACGGATCTGGCTCGCCTGCGCATAGCAGGTGCGCTTCACTTGATTGGGACGTCTTTTGGTGAAGCCAATACAGAACAGCCTGAGCATGTAGTTGTCAGTTGTCTTGACATCCACATGAGCCTCAATGAGGGTCTGCCACTTCTTAACCAATGACCTCAGCTTGTCGGTTGTAAAATCCATGCCCTAACAAGATGCCAAGCTGTTTAGGCACATGATATAGAACATAGGGTGAGCAACTGTGTGCAGTGAACCATAGATCATTACCCAAAAGTTTGTGAGCACGTTCCTTCCTTGCACATCTTCTGCACGAAGTCTGATTTTCCTGTACGCCTGATCCTCATCGCTCTGAAGATCAGCCAAGGAGACCTCGAACACTCTGTGCTTCAGTCCTTCAGAGGCAATCTGAAAACAAAAGTAAGAAATTGAGCTGCAAGCAATTACAATCACAAGTAAACTTAAATTAAAAATTGCAGATTGAGAATTCTAATAAAACTACAAAGGAACTAGCAGGGGTACATAAATTCACTGATCCTCAGCACATGTCCTTCCATATAGTTAATAATAAAAATTATCTGTAATTAAGGCAAGAACAAAGGCAAAGAGTTGCTAAAGCTCTCCCAAGTATGATCTGTATCCTTAGCAAGGCCAGCACAAAGGCCAAGAGTTGTTAAAGAACCCTAACACCAGTACTGATTCATTTGCCAGAATATaataaccaaaccaaaccaaacagtGCATATAATCagcaaaaaaatacaaacaaaGGATCCATTGCCAATTAGCATCAACTTGTGTCAACATGTTACAAAATAGTGAATCAAAAAGCATAACAGGACATCGGACACAAAATCCATACTAGTGACACCCAACAGTTGGTAATTAAATGCTTCCATGGCTTATATTTACACCAACTGCAAATGTCCTATCTTTGTACACATTTATCTCTATATCAAGGCTTCAATTCAAGACAGTCAAGTTCCTATTGGACTACTGAAAAACAGAAACCACCTCTAAATCAAAGATCATACAAATGCTATACCAAACATGTTAATCCGTACGATTTCACAGGAGTTATAAATCACCATACATGGATCAGTTGCCCCATACAATGCATCTATATTGATCACATCATTCCCAGACATGTAGGTACAGGCGCCGCACAAACCCAACAAAAAAACGCAACCTGATTCAACAAGTGCCCTAGCAAATCGACCCCAACCTACACATCTATCTCAACAGCTAAGCAAGCAGAACCTCAACACAGTAAACGAAGCCGCGGTACGATTCGAAACTAGAGCGAACCAGGAGAAGAGTGGCGGGCATACCTTGGTACCCTGGGTCCTGGACACCAAAGTCTTGCCGACGTTCCGCACGCTGAACACCGACGGGGCCTTGATGTCATACCAGTCCTTCTTGGCGAAGGGGTCGACGCTGCGAGGCAAGACATGCAGGCACCATGAAACGGATCAGCGCTCCAGAGGACGATTTCGCATCTGCGGAACGGACAGGGAGAGAAGGAAAGGGAAGAGGGCGCGGGGACTCacatcttcttcttgccgccctTCCTCCCCTTGGAGATGCGCTTGTTCTTCCCGACGGCCATGGCTGCtcgcgaggtggcggcggggggTAGGGTTTGCGGGCAGTCGGGCACGGGAGGGATTCCGCTAGGGTTTGCTGCGGGGCGGCCCTTTTGTAGGGGCCGCGTTGACGGCTGGGTGGGTTAGCCCAGTAGCAGCCGATGGGAGAGGCTCCGGCCCACTAGGGGGCTTCCGTGGCCTGGACCGAGCAGAGGCAGAGCCCGGCAGCCGCGATTCGCGGGCGCGGACGTTTCGGCCCCGCGAGCGAGAGAGGCGGCCGGCCCGATCGCAGCCGAGCGTTGCGAACTGGATCCTGCCTGTTTTCCCCTGGAGCGGTTCATGTGTCTTGCTTGGCCAGACCAGACCTGACAGACAAATCTACCGTCAGGCGTCAGCGATTAAGAAACGACGGGCTGAGTGAAGAACAAGAGAGTTGAAAAGGAGGGCTGGCACAAGAAAGCCTTGAAACTTGGCGTGCATACCAGCAAATGTATACTACGCGCTTGCTCGTTTGCGGTCAGCAGGGAGACGAGGCAGTTCGTAAAAGCTGCAGCACTAGTCAACACGAAGTTATCTCATACAGCTAAGCTACTGTCATGCAGGACAAATCATCGATGCTGGTAAATGAGACACTTCCACAGCGATTACATCATACAATTGTCATGTGTGCCACTACAATCTTGTGATAGATTATTATTTGATTGACTGATCAGTGCTGGAGAAAGCCTTATCAGTGCCACAGTGCTGGAGAAAGCCTTATCAGTGCCACAGTGCTGGAGAAAGCCTTATCAGTGCCAGTCACAGGACGGTTTAGTGCCGGTTCCTCTGATCGGCACTAACATGCGCAGGTTAGTACTAGCCcataataccagccggcactaacgttcgCAACCCCGTCCGGTGCCAGGcagcaagttagtgccggctggtatcactggccggcactaaattgtttttcttttttcttttttatgtttcttttctttttatttttatatgtatTGCTATGAGTATTTATACAGTATGTGACGCATATATCTTGCTGTGATCCTTTAAACTATAGGACATGTAATGTGAATTTGGCTTGCGCCATTCTATCTCCAAGAAGAAGATAACTCAATTATAGGTAATTAGGTACATGTAGACAAAACTTAATTAGGTAATTAGGTACGGACAAAGTCATCACAAACAGCTGTTACCGCGCAAGAAAATCATTGCAATCGAGACACTAGATGCAACAGTGCCATCCCACACATTAATCGTACAGTGTCGTGCATGCCGCTACTAATGTGCAAGTTTAAATACCTGTCTCGCACATGCAACACCGTGATGCCGCCACCTGTCATCCTAGTAGATTTAACACGTCATCCAACTCCTAGGTGGCGGGCCTCCACGTCGgaggccccctcccctctcGAAAGTAACCCACACCTTCTCTCTCCATTGGCGGGGCCCACgtggttctctctctctcctctcggtTTTCAGCTTTGCTTCGATTCCATGCATGGATTTCTCCTCCCCCCACAACCCCAACCCCAACCGCACCCGTCGCCCCAACAAAACCTCCGAGCAGATCACGACCTCCGCTAGCTTCGCCATCCGCTTAACCACACCACCCTACCTTTCCTCCCCTCTTACTCCTTCACCACTGCGCTACCCTCCTCAAGCTttgctcttcctcctctccccttcccCCCAGATCTCCGACGCTCCTCCACGCGCCGCAGACCATCCTTCCCCCCGATCGCGTCTTGATGGCGCTCCGGGCCGGTTTCTTGATCCTCCGGCCCTGAATTCCAGCTCCCTGCTTCGTGATGGATGCCGTGGAGATGGAGCTCGCTGCTGCGGTGAGGCATGGATGCAAGGTCTGCGGGAAGAGCTTCTCGAGCGGCCGGTCGCTCGGGGGGCACATGCGGTCGCACCTCCcgctcggcgaggcggcggcggagggtgacGCCGCCGAAGAGCTGGCGCGTGCTGCGGCGAACGGTGGGCGGATCCCCAACGGCGTGGTTGGGTACGGGCTGCGGGAGAATCCCAGGAAGACGCGGAGGCTGTCCGACTTcgccgacgaggaggacggaggCGATGGGGATGGGGATGGCGAGCACAAGGCGTGCCGGGAGTGCGGGAAGCTGTTCTCGTCGTGGAGGTCGCTGTTCCGGCACATGCGGAGCCATGCGTCCGGCGGAAGGGAtcgcgacgacgaggaggacgtgGACGTGGAAGAGGAATTCGTTCCAGAGGAGGCAGCGGaggcagaggaagcagagatGGTAGTACCGACGGTCGAGGCGCCTCTGC
This window contains:
- the LOC120693819 gene encoding 40S ribosomal protein S3a-like, whose translation is MAVGKNKRISKGRKGGKKKIVDPFAKKDWYDIKAPSVFSVRNVGKTLVSRTQGTKIASEGLKHRVFEVSLADLQSDEDQAYRKIRLRAEDVQGRNVLTNFWGMDFTTDKLRSLVKKWQTLIEAHVDVKTTDNYMLRLFCIGFTKRRPNQVKRTCYAQASQIRQIRRKMVDIMSNQASTCDLKELVSKFIPEVIGKEIEKATSSIFPLQNVFIRKVKILKAPKFDLGKLMEVHGDYKEDVGTKLERPADTDEAMAGQEVAAAE